In Rosa chinensis cultivar Old Blush chromosome 1, RchiOBHm-V2, whole genome shotgun sequence, a genomic segment contains:
- the LOC112188514 gene encoding probable WRKY transcription factor 38, protein MEEHNVSITETKSHHDSCDILSVSRTGKEGAGVQLEESLALVMLPGVEAFSRWEWPPKVDRSSASESKKRPGLKDQSNSYKRRKNSESWTVVSPELTDDGQAWRKYGQKMNLNSRHPRCYFRCTHKYDQGCKATKHVQQLQDTMYKTTYYGNHTCRDIIKGPQLIMGASDPHKYWWIPNHQTTVSSEAGSITNYNKKDHQGSHFSSSS, encoded by the exons ATGGAGGAGCATAATGTAAGCATCACGGAAACCAAATCTCATCATGACAGCTGTGACATCCTTTCGGTCAGTAGGACAGGAAAGGAGGGCGCTGGGGTGCAGTTGGAGGAGTCTCTGGCACTGGTGATGCTTCCTGGGGTAGAAGCATTCTCGAGGTGGGAATGGCCCCCGAAAGTGGACCGGAGCTCTGCCAGCGAGAGCAAGAAGAGGCCAGGTTTGAAGGATCAGAGCAATTCCTACAAGAGAAG AAAGAATTCAGAGTCATGGACAGTGGTCTCACCTGAACTAACTGACGACGGTCAGGCTTGGAGAAAATATGGCCAGAAGATGAATCTGAATTCTCGACATCCTAG ATGTTACTTCAGGTGTACCCACAAGTATGATCAGGGTTGCAAGGCAACCAAACATGTTCAACAACTCCAAGACACCATGTACAAAACCACCTATTATGGAAACCACACATGCAGAGACATAATCAAGGGTCCACAACTTATCATGGGCGCCTCCGACCCTCATAAATATTGGTGGATACCTAATCATCAAACTACTGTTAGCTCAGAAGCTGGGTCGATCACAAATTACAATAAGAAGGATCATCAGGGTAGTCATTTCTCTAGCTCATCGTAG
- the LOC112171273 gene encoding disease resistance protein RPP2B, giving the protein MNLCFTFSNCLQLVQTNLFRDIVETHSHYQGNYQRPLSFNMSLPGSEIPDWFNYQCRGSSLTVQLPPNWFDDKFLGFAICAVSDFKGSQNYASDLSALCHCGLKGNHGESSFSFTLLDWGFTTDRILEADHMFLAYLPWSEYRFTEEGKLVNEQYFTEATFEIVVENRVDRHVFGTVMNRHCITSCLVVEFV; this is encoded by the exons ATGAATCTTTGCTTCACATTTTCTAATTGCCTCCAGCTGGTACAAACGAATCTATTCAGAGATATTGTGGAAACTCATTCTCATTACCAG GGTAATTATCAACGTCCACTTTCCTTTAATATGTCTCTTCCCGGAAGTGAAATTCCTGATTGGTTCAATTATCAATGTAGGGGATCCTCACTAACTGTACAGCTACCCCCAAATTGGTTCGATGATAAGTTTTTGGGGTTCGCTATATGTGCTGTTAGCGACTTCAAGGGTTCTCAGAATTATGCATCTGATCTATCCGCTCTATGTCATTGTGGCTTAAAAGGAAATCATGGTGAGAGCAGTTTCAGTTTTACTTTGCTTGATTGGGGTTTCACTACTGACAGAATCCTCGAGGCGGATCATATGTTCCTGGCATATTTGCCATGGTCTGAATATCGCTTCACTGAAGAGGGAAAGCTGGTCAATGAACAGTATTTCACTGAGGCCACATTTGAGATTGTAGTAGAAAATAGAGTTGATAGACATGTTTTCGGGACAGTAATGAACCGCCATTGCATCACTAGTTGTCTAGTTGTGGAGTTTGTT
- the LOC112188653 gene encoding uncharacterized protein LOC112188653 has translation MEFSVCHKNAQYLCYSNPICKTKRPSTLPCQISPRRNVSRTSSGLRTPASSLMQQRVHDHRRSAVVVGCANKGCSTGMAGEIERELEAEMRPEEGAEWLGVGRLRDKCGGGRGGAVELLECLEREAIMGEDEGKEPNDYNRRAQIFYKSARVFQALRESASNE, from the coding sequence ATGGAATTTTCTGTGTGTCACAAGAATGCACAATACTTGTGCTATTCTAACCCCATATGCAAAACCAAACGCCCTTCAACTCTACCATGCCAAATCAGCCCTCGTCGGAATGTATCGAGGACCAGTTCGGGATTGAGAACTCCGGCATCGAGCTTAATGCAGCAACGAGTGCATGACCATAGGAGATCAGCTGTGGTAGTAGGATGCGCAAACAAGGGTTGTTCAACAGGGATGGCAGGCGAAATAGAAAGAGAACTGGAGGCTGAGATGCGACCGGAAGAAGGAGCTGAGTGGTTGGGAGTAGGCAGGCTGAGAGACAAGTGTGGAGGAGGCAGAGGAGGAGCCGTGGAGCTGTTGGAGTGTTTGGAAAGGGAAGCAATTATGGGTGAAGACGAAGGCAAAGAACCAAACGACTACAACAGGAGGGCTCAAATCTTCTACAAAAGTGCAAGAGTTTTCCAGGCTCTTAGAGAGAGTGCTAGTAATGAGTAA
- the LOC112188115 gene encoding TMV resistance protein N — protein MAASSSLSSGGRWNYDVFLSFRGQDTRKIFVGHLHKALDLKAINAFIDSEDLCKGNDLSELLRAIEDSRLSIVVFSQNYASSTWCLKELVKILECVAAKKQVVVPIFYEVDPSDIRKLKGSFAEAFARHEQDYNANMEEVNRWKIALTEATNLSGWDSRNYKDDAKFIEKIVEDISEKFVHISSNKVNDLVGMDSHVEKMCSLLCLGGDDVRVVGVCGMPGIGKTTIAKAVYDKLLCQFEHYCFLENVKDGFKNNGAIHMQEELLSRIFEKRVRCLGTLSKGSKMIMERLSKKKVLLVLDDVENFAQIEALLGNQHSFGGGSRIIVTTRDIQSLSGVDARYSPMFLSDDEALELFMQYAFRTNQPTREYDPLSRRAVEYAQGLPLALKVLGAFLDDKSICEWEDELEKIKEIPHIEIQGVLKKSFDGLDPSQKDIFLDIACFFRGMDKGFVTKILESCGFYPHSGLRVLIDRALVIISDDNRLEMHDLIKDMGWEIIRQQSIKEPGKRSRLWVYEDVARVLTQNMATDAVECIMLDLSKSKDVYIDAEAFVRMTKLRLLRIGYNHSIDLNAKDFQSKQLHHPRGECKQHVSGDVKFLSHDLRYLMWYGCPLKSLPSNFHPKNLVDLDMRCSHIEHLWAEIKSFKKLKFINLSHSYYLTTTPNFTEATNVETLVLEGCSSLLDVNSSISALKNLVFLCLRGCKELKSLPSSICLKSLKTLDLSGCSSLAKFPEISGIMEDLSEIYLNDTAIEELPSSIERLQGLVLLHLRNCRSLLCLPDTICNLVYLKDLTVSGCSKLYHLPENLGNLESLMCLEVEGSGIRELPVSILCLKRLKTLSCDGCTEMTMPFSSWSSSIEEYCSYSGLLHLDLSDSNLCELSDGIAQLSSLKTLELRGTNLESLPATMNQLRCLTRLELEACKRLKSVPELPSTINYIDAHDCSALATVAKPNTRCSMNLCFTFSNCLQMVQTNLFRDIVETHSSYQGNYQRPLSFNMSLPGSEIPDWFNYQCRGSSLTVQLPPNWFDNKFLGFAICAVSDFKVSHNDASDLSALCHCGLKGNHGQYSFSFTLLDWGFTTERILESDHMFLAYVPWSEYRFIVEGKLVNERYFTEATFEIVVENRADSHVFGTVKNHHCITSCGVRFFHSSCMEEQNLNISETKSHHDSCDSRRGKEGVGVQLEVNPALVILPEEAFSRCEWSPKADQSSISTSEVSMEDQRNSYKRRKNSESWTGVSPTVEDGQAWKTFGQKEIPNAPYPREGLARWSQQVRVTPDIRLDEGSLDDGFSWRKYGQKDILGAKYPRGYYRCTNRNIQGCLATKQVQRADEDPMIVKITYQGRHTCTQAASVTVNSPPA, from the exons ATGGCTGCTTCTTCATCTCTCTCATCTGGTGGCCGTTGGAACTATGATGTGTTCCTCAGTTTTAGAGGTCAGGACACTCGCAAGATCTTTGTAGGCCATCTCCACAAAGCTCTTGATCTGAAAGCAATCAACGCATTCATAGACTCTGAAGATCTCTGCAAAGGCAACGACCTTTCAGAATTGCTCAGGGCTATTGAAGACTCTAGGCTTTCTATCGTAGTTTTCTCCCAAAACTATGCTTCTTCCACATGGTGCTTGAAAGAACTGGTTAAGATACTTGAATGCGTGGCAGCGAAGAAGCAGGTAGTGGTGCCCATTTTCTATGAAGTAGATCCATCTGATATCCGCAAACTGAAGGGGAGCTTTGCCGAGGCTTTTGCGAGACATGAGCAGGATTATAATGCCAACATGGAAGAGGTGAATAGGTGGAAGATTGCTCTAACTGAAGCCACCAATTTATCTGGTTGGGATTCACGAAATTACAA GGATGATGCTAAGTTTATTGAAAAAATTGTAGAAGATATTTCCGAAAAATTTGTCCACATCTCCTCCAATAAAGTCAATGACTTGGTTGGAATGGATTCCCACGTAGAAAAAATGTGTTCACTATTATGTCTTGGTGGGGATGATGTTCGTGTTGTTGGAGTATGCGGAATGCCTGGTATAGGAAAAACAACTATTGCCAAAGCTGTTTATGACAAACTCCTTTGTCAATTTGAACACTATTGCTTTCTTGAAAATGTCAAGGACGGTTTCAAGAACAATGGTGCAATACACATGCAGGAAGAACTCCTATCTAGAATATTTGAGAAAAGAGTGCGCTGTCTAGGCACTTTGAGTAAAGGATCCAAGATGATAATGGAAAGGCTGAGTAAGAAAAAAGTTCTGcttgttcttgatgatgtggaaAACTTTGCGCAAATTGAGGCGTTACTTGGAAACCAGCATTCATTTGGTGGTGGAAGTAGAATCATTGTAACCACTAGAGATATACAATCACTCAGTGGAGTTGATGCGAGATATAGTCCCATGTTTCTAAGTGATGATGAAGCTCTTGAGCTCTTTATGCAGTATGCCTTCAGAACAAACCAACCTACAAGAGAGTATGATCCTCTCTCAAGGCGTGCCGTAGAATATGCTCAAGGTCTGCCTCTAGCACTCAAAGTTTTGGGAGCTTTTCTTGATGACAAAAGTATATGTGAGTGGGAAGATGagctagagaaaataaaggaaatccCACATATAGAAATTCAGGGTGTGCTTAAAAAAAGTTTTGATGGCCTGGATCCTTCACAGAAGGACATATTCCTAgatattgcatgtttctttagaGGAATGGACAAAGGCTTTGTAACCAAAATTCTGGAAAGTTGTGGCTTCTATCCCCATAGTGGATTGCGAGTGCTAATTGATAGAGCTCTCGTAATTATTTCAGATGACAACAGGCTGGAAATGCATGATTTAATAAAGGATATGGGTTGGGAGATTATCCGCCAACAATCTATTAAAGAGCCTGGGAAGCGCAGTAGGTTGTGGGTTTATGAAGATGTTGCTCGTGTGTTAACTCAAAATATG GCTACAGATGCGGTTGAATGCATAATGCTAGACTTGTCGAAGTCAAAGGACGTCTACATAGATGCTGAAGCTTTTGTTAGAATGACGAAATTAAGACTGCTCAGAATCGGTTATAACCACTCCATAGACTTGAATGCGAAAGATTTTCAATCGAAGCAGTTACACCATCCAAGAGGCGAGTGTAAACAACATGTAAGTGGGGACGTAAagtttctttctcatgacttgagGTATCTCATGTGGTATGGATGCCCCCTGAAGTCTTTGCCATCCAATTTTCACCCAAAGAATCTTGTTGACCTTGACATGCGTTGTAGCCATATTGAACATCTTTGGGCAGAAATCAAG TCCTTCAAAAAGCTGAAATTTATCAATTTGAGTCATTCTTATTACCTTACTACAACTCCCAACTTCACTGAAGCAACAAATGTGGAAACACTTGTTCTTGAAGGGTGTTCCAGTTTACTTGATGTTAACTCATCCATTTCAGCTCTTAAAAACCTTGTATTCTTGTGCCTAAGAGGATGCAAAGAACTTAAGAGTCTTCCAAGCAGCATTTGTTTGAAGTCTCTTAAAACCCTTGATCTTTCTGGCTGCTCAAGTCTCGCAAAGTTTCCAGAGATTTCAGGGATTATGGAGGACCTGTCAGAAATTTATCTAAATGATACTGCAATTGAAGAATTGCCCTCATCAATTGAACGACTTCAGGGGCTTGTGTTATTACATTTGAGAAACTGTAGAAGCCTTCTCTGTCTTCCAGACACTATATGTAATCTGGTATATCTTAAAGATCTCACTGTCTCTGGGTGCTCAAAGCTTTATCATTTGCCTGAGAACTTGGGGAATTTAGAATCCCTGATGTGCCTTGAAGTAGAAGGAAGTGGTATAAGAGAACTCCCAGTTTCTATCTTATGCTTGAAAAGGCTGAAAACATTATCATGTGACGGATGTACAGAAATGACGATGCCCTTTTCATCATGGTCATCATCAATTGAAGAATATTGTAGTTACTCTGGTCTGCTGCATCTTGATTTAAGTGACAGTAATCTGTGTGAATTATCAGATGGTATTGCTCAATTGTCCTCATTGAAAACCTTAGAGCTGCGCGGAACCAACTTGGAGAGCTTACCTGCAACTATGAATCAACTTCGCTGTTTGACGCGTCTTGAATTGGAAGCTTGCAAGAGACTGAAATCAGTACCAGAGCTTCCATCAACCATAAATTACATTGATGCTCATGACTGCAGCGCATTGGCAACCGTTGCAAAACCAAATACTCGTTGCTCTATGAATCTTTGCTTCACATTTTCTAATTGCCTCCAAATGGTACAAACGAATCTATTCAGAGATATTGTGGAAACTCATTCTTCTTACCAG GGTAATTATCAACGTCCACTATCCTTTAATATGTCTCTTCCCGGAAGTGAAATTCCTGATTGGTTCAATTATCAATGTAGGGGATCCTCACTAACTGTACAGCTACCCCCAAATTGGTTCGATAATAAGTTTTTGGGGTTTGCCATATGTGCTGTTAGCGACTTCAAGGTTTCTCATAATGATGCATCTGATCTATCCGCTCTATGTCATTGTGGCTTAAAAGGAAATCATGGTCAGTACAGTTTCAGTTTTACTTTGCTTGATTGGGGTTTCACTACTGAGAGAATCCTTGAGTCAGATCATATGTTCCTGGCATATGTGCCATGGTCTGAATATCGCTTCATTGTAGAGGGAAAACTGGTCAATGAACGGTATTTCACTGAGGCCACATTTGAGATTGTAGTAGAAAATAGAGCTGATAGCCATGTTTTCGGGACAGTAAAAAACCACCATTGCATCACAAGTTGTGGAGTTCGTTTCTTTCATAGTAGTTGCATGGAAGAGCAAAATCTAAACATCAGTGAAACCAAATCTCATCATGACAGCTGTGACAGTAGGAGAGGAAAAGAGGGGGTGGGGGTGCAGTTGGAGGTAAATCCAGCACTGGTGATACTCCCTGAGGAAGCATTCTCGAGATGTGAATGGTCTCCGAAAGCGGACCAGAGCTCAATTAGTACAAGCGAAGTTTCAATGGAGGATCAGAGGAATTCCTACAAGCGAAG AAAGAATTCAGAGTCATGGACAGGGGTTTCACCCACAGTTGAAGATGGTCAGGCTTGGAAGACATTTGGGCAGAAGGAAATCCCCAATGCTCCATATCCAAG GGAAGGTCTAGCACGGTGGTCACAACAAGTAAGAGTAACACCAGATATCAGGCTTGATGAGGGGTCTCTTGATGACGGCTTTAGCTGGAGGAAGTATGGCCAAAAGGACATCTTGGGAGCCAAATATCCGAG AGGGTATTACAGATGCACTAATCGAAATATTCAAGGTTGTTTGGCCACAAAGCAAGTGCAACGCGCCGATGAGGACCCAATGATCGTCAAAATTACTTACCAAGGAAGGCACACTTGTACTCAAGCAGCCTCCGTTACAGTAAATAGTCCTCCGGCCTAG
- the LOC112188421 gene encoding transcription elongation factor TFIIS has protein sequence MEKELLEVFDDVTKAADAAKSCDGGAEESLCLEALDRLNNFPVSYQLLVSTQVGKRLKNLTKHPRKKIQTFALSLMESWKQIVIEETSKNDVKNGRYERKDSLKRESNPNSPRPVKIQKTAAVKVEKVPKAEQGGIKKVDRDVKPSSEKAYSSESGTTDSKVENHNAVKTEKGDNVKVEKVAREVKKPVSGPPMLTSIPKSNDQARDKVRGMLHEALSKVSQESEANERFMDSVNACDPIRVAVTVESVLFENWGGSNGSQKAKYRSLIFNLKDQKNPDFRRKVLLGDIEAERLVDMSTAEMASDERQSENKKLEEKALFECERGLAQTASTDQFKCGRCGKRKTTYYQMQTRSADEPMTTYVTCVNCNNRWKFC, from the exons ATGGAGAAGGAGCTGTTGGAGGTGTTTGACGACGTGACGAAGGCGGCCGACGCCGCGAAATCGTGTGACGGTGGCGCCGAGGAAAGTCTCTGTCTTGAGGCCTTGGACCGCCTTAACAATTTTCCCGTCTCTTATCAGCTTCTCGTCTCAACCCAA GTTGGGAAGCGTCTTAAGAATCTCACAAAACATCCTAGAAAGAAAATCCAGACTTTTGCGCTTAGCCTGATGGAATCATGGAAGCAAATTGTCATTGAGGAAACATCAAAAAACGATGTGAAGAATGGCAGGTATGAAAGAAAAGATTCGCTAAAGCGTGAGTCAAATCCCAATAGTCCCAGGCCTGTGAAGATTCAGAAAACTGCTGCTGTGAAGGTTGAGAAGGTCCCCAAGGCTGAACAGGGTGGCATTAAGAAGGTTGATCGTGATGTTAAACCAAGCTCAGAGAAAGCATATAGTTCTGAAAGTGGGACAACGGATAGTAAGGTTGAAAATCATAATGCTGTCAAGACTGAGAAAGGAGATAATGTCAAGGTTGAAAAAGTAGCCAGAGAAGTGAAGAAACCTGTGTCTGGTCCCCCAATGTTGACATCTATACCAAAGTCTAATGATCAGGCAAGGGACAAAGTAAGGGGAATGCTGCATGAGGCTTTGTCCAAGGTTTCCCAGGAGTCTGAGGCTAATGAAAGATTTATGGATTCAGTGAATGCATGTGACCCTATTAGAGTTGCTGTTACAGTGGAGTCTGTGCTGTTTGAGAACTGGGGTGGTTCCAATGGGTCCCAGAAGGCCAAGTACCGATCACTAATTTTTAACCTGAAGGACCAAAAGAACCCAGATTTTCGCAGAAAAGTTCTTCTTGGAGATATCGAGGCAGAGAGGCTTGTAGACATGTCCACGGCTGAAATGGCAAGTGATGAGAGGCAATCAGAGAATAAAAAGCTCGAAGAAAAGGCATTGTTTGAGTGTGAGCGTGGACTTGCACAAACGGCTTCAACTGATCAATTCAAATGTGGTCGATGTGGGAAACGCAAGACCACCTATTACCAGATGCAGACGCGGAGTGCTGATGAACCTATGACAACATATGTAACATGTGTAAACTGCAATAACCGCTGGAAGTTCTGTTAG